DNA from Lonchura striata isolate bLonStr1 chromosome 5, bLonStr1.mat, whole genome shotgun sequence:
GGCAGGTCCAAAATTCACTGCCCTTCAATGTGCACATTCCACATCCAACACAGCTTATTGAAGAGTCCCTGACCCAGGCCTGACATGAGGCCACCACCAAGAGCTGAGGGTTATGCCACAGAAGCACAGCTATCACTGCTACTGCTGCAGTGACACCACCATTCACTCCAGACAGATCTATAGCTGCCCCTGTGGAAAGAAATACCTGCAGCAATTGACATGATCAGTTatttaacataattttattttttttactttcttctaATACTGCAACATCTCCTTTGCATCCTTAATCCTGCCAGGACATTTCTAAAATTGCTCTTTTCAAGTCACAGCAACATGAAGCTTTTTCATAGAGCACTCCGAGTCTCCTAGGTCTGGAAATTAAGAATCCAAACCTAAGTATTACAAGTTTtgtatataaaattattataatatttagATTTAGATTCTTAATTTCCAGCCAGTTTTATAAGCTACTCTTCCAGGCTAGAAGAGACCCAACAAGTCTGCACTCTTTTATGCAACCAAAGTCAAACTGAGAGCAAAGTGTATTTCCAACCCTGAATAGGTCATTTTAGTCATCAGGCTTTGAATTTTTGCTAATTCAGTAGTTTACTGGCGATTTTATCACATACTTAGAAAACTAAATCTTGTCAGTAGATATGACTAGAGCTCTGCTTCCTAATTCCTCTAATATCAGGTTCAACATTACCAGCCCATAACATTTAAAAGCCAAAGTGGAGACTACAAGCAAGAATCAGCACTACCAAAACCAGTgcaaatcccaaaaaactgtCAGGCTTCAATCCACAgtaaatggaagaaaaactACACTGAATGCACATGATACTCCTCACCCTACACCTCCTAGCTTCCAATCTGTGACTTCTTTTGAATGTAAGAAATATTAACTTCTTTAGATTAGacaaagattattttcttctctgcctcATTTCTCAATGATGAGCTCCTCAAGTAATCAAGAGGGGTTCATTTTACTCTTTTCCCCCAACAGTCTTGCAAGTAGAATGAATGGGACCTAAATATGTAGCTACTgtagggaaaagagaaaaaaaatgtttgcacCTTTCATTACAACCTGTGTTTAAGTGTATACTAGCACTAATATATGCATTTATAAATTTTCCACAATTAACATGAGCTATTACTAGTCCAGGATATATTCCTCAAGAAAGAATGCTGATGGCCTGATGAAATTTTTATAAAAGCTGTAGCAGTAacatattaaattaaaaattattactcACTAAATGCTTCTTCTGTGAGCTCCTCACTTAGACCATCTGCAGTTGTAACTGTTCCCCcaattcccttttctcctttcattgCCTAAGAAGAGAGcacaaaacagcagaaaaaaagcttgagattttttttcaaagcccCAGGAGCTCTAGCCAAGGTTTGAAACTTGCAGAAAAGTCACAGTGCAACAGCTGGAGCTTGAAATCCCAAGACCTGTAAAACTATGGGATTTGAGAATGTGCATATTACATGAGTGTTTTTCATCTTAGTCATGCTCCTGAAACAAAAACTTGGCGAACTAGGACTGTGTGGTTCTAAGAAAggcttttcaccttctgcagaAAGTTCAAAATCTGTGGTACTCCAGAAGGAGTATTTACAAGAAATCACAAAATCTCACCTACCAAGAATGTGCAACATTTGCTTACCAACCACACACAAGCACCATCACCATAAACTAAAATCTGACATTTAAAACCAAGATGTGGAATTTCTTCTCCCACATCAAGGACTACAGCCAGAAATGATATCAGCACAGAAAGCCAAGGCCCCCAGTCATCTGCATGCAGTTTTACAAGTTTGATACTCTATACTATTACATAAGAACATCTAGAAAAATAATATGGGCATAAAAAAAGATTCTCTGCAACTGCTTGCTGCAGACAAAATACTCAGTTACAAAACGGAAGTACTTCACCCTGAAGACACCCTTGCTGAAATGGAGATTTAAAACTGATGAGCAAAGCTACTTAACCCATCCATGCAATTAAAACCCAATGCAACTACTCTGCTACCACAGCATCTATAATCTGCAAAAATGGTCAATTAAGAATGAAAGTAGCACAGACCCACTTGATACTTATTTGGTAGTCAGGCAATACTTGTCTCTTCAAAAGCACATACAGCACTATCACAGTATGTGCAACTGCTATAGAGAACTGGAAAAAGACAGCACACAGCACTACTCCAACTCGATATTACACCTCCTGTTACTCAGTTATCCAGCAAATGACCTTCTGGGAAGGGGAAGCTTCAAGTGATGTCAGCAAAACAAGTATCGTTAGCAAGTCTGACCTAAAGAAATCTTAGGtttacaaaacaaagaaactcAGAAGAGCATCCTTATCTACTGTTCTGCCAATTTAGAAAGGGGGAGGcagacagaaacaaaaaacccaagcagAAGCAACTTCCTTTTTTGAAATGGTCTAAATTGCTGAAAGGAAGAAAGTCACTTTCTGCTAGAGAAGggataaattaaattaactgtTTGGATCACATCTAGCTGTACTATGTATGAAAAGCAAACTGAGGGACAggctaaaaaaataatttaaaaaaccccactgaaGCAGATAGTTTCCCATGTGAATCATTATTCCAACaagagaaaaacagttttttttcttttgcagactTGAAGTCCAGACAAACAACAGGCATTAGGCCAGTACCTCAGAAGATGCAGCCAGTACATACTGACTGAACCCAAAAATCCAATTAAACATTCTTAATAGGCACCTTTAAAGAGCAGAGCAATTTACTACCACCAATATATTAGATAATTTATTCAGTTGAAAGCTTTAACTACTCTGAATCAGCAAGTCTAATCAAAATGCTTACTTCCTCCTTCTCTTGATATCCTCTGGAATGCTTTTAAACATTACATTACTCCCTGACCAAGAGGTGAGATACTGGGCAAGTTAGGCATTATACAGTTACAACAACAGAGAGCTAAGGATAAAAACACAACCAGGTTAAATAAATGAGCAAATACCCATATATACCAACCTCTCTGAATTTTTGGAGGTATAACTTCAAAGGTTCAACATAGCTATCAAACCCCAAGGTAGACATGGCAAAAAGAATATCCTCTCCATTGATggtctttcttttctcttggtGACACCTCTCACTTGCTTCTGATGTTATAAAGCTGATGAATTCACTTACACACTCTTGTACACATTCCTTTGCATCCTTAGCAATCTAGTAAGGAGAAAGGTATCATAAAATCATTAATGAAGACacaagacttaaaaaaaacccaccacaaacCCCACAAAGAATACACCAGATAATTGAGGAAACATTCCAAAACCCAATGACAATACTCATTTAGGCAACACCTGCACAGCAAACCACTGGATGTCCTCACTGCTCTATGTAAGACCAGCTGCAATGTGATTTTACCCATGTTTTACTATTTCAAGCAGCACAGCCAACTGCCAGGATCAACTGAAGTCCTAAATTCTATACAAGCTTTTACACACAGATGCTTCTTGTTTCGCTTACCTATGGCTCTTCAAACCTGCTCATTACAATGTCACAGCCTACTTCCTCTTCTTTTAAGAGAGCTGGTAACTGCAACCCCACTGCAGTATATTCCCACAAATTCAGCAATGACAAGTATTTTTATCCTGCATAGATTCAAGGACTAGAATATACACTTAGCAGCAAGCCTTTCTAATGCTTTAGTATTCCAGTATAAATTTACCAAATAAGAATTCAAATGAAGCAACATATGTCCCTGGCAAGAATGAAGTAAGTAAATTTGATTACAGTTTTCAGCCGGACAAAAGTAACTTACCCAACTTAAGTATTACTCATGATTACTTGGGAAGCTGACAGGAGTCAACAAGAAGATTATAATAATTAAGATTCTTATTCTTCACATGAAAAGAACCTAAAAAATTGAAGCAGTAAACTGTGTGCAGGGTCTTCACTAGCTCCTCTGGTATTTTCAGACACATAGGGTGAGATTTTCAGAAGTCATCAGTCAGCAGCTTCCCTTGCagtttttttacaaaaaaaacatCCTGACTTTTCAAGATAGTTCTACATACCATATGCTAAATTCTCAAGAAAAATCTCATCCTGATCACTAAAAATTTATGACAATATGGACTAGGGTAGAGTTTTTCACAGCAAAGTTATAAATGTAACATCCAGATCTCCAGCAAGCCCTGAACACTATAAAAATACAAGCAGATGCAAGTAAATTATGTCTTCCTTCTATTTAGAATGATTTCCAAAAAGAGAGATCAGTTTTAGGTGGAGGAAATGTTACTGTGGCTGGAATTGTATTGGAATACAATAGAGAAACAGCAAATCATAAGAGCCCTGCAAAGGTTTAAGATAAACCAGTAGAATGATGAAGTACTTATACAACCACCAGCTCAGCAGAATGGATTAAAAAGTCTATTCTTAGaagtaagaaataaataagGCTTTCAATATCTGGCCTTATCTGCTCCACAATATAAAGCAGACTTCTTAGGTCACTTTGGCATTTGGGTATGTGAATATTCGGGTCATGCAAGGCTAGCCATTCTCTTTCCTTCAGGATGAGCACTGGATTTCTATTTCAGCCAAAATGATTCACTTATTCCAAATTTTATGCACCTCAAAGAAAGCAGACTAAATATCTCAAGAGAATTGCATAGAAAATATTCTTAGTGATTGTCATCAAGTCTGATCCTTTACGACAATTTCAGAGAACACATCTTAGAAAAAGAACGCTCTTGAAAGCCCTATGGAGAACAGTTCTGGACACTCTAACTAAAAGCTTTCAGAAATCTACAAAAAATGGTCTTGGTCTCAACATCCTGTTCCtagggcttttttccctttccttttgtAACACTTTTCTTCAATAAACCAGCATCATTTGGAAAAATATGTTGTTCTAATCAGATCAACTTCACTGAGAGGAAGGAGTAAAACTCATTAACACACTTTCTTTACCAGACAACAGTATTACCTTTCCTGTTTGGGGTATGGCATTTTTCATTATCCTTGCCACATTTGCAATTGGAAGATATATATCTTGTTCTCTAAAACTCTCTTTTGAGCCATTTGTATCTTCATGATCATTCATGCTGTCTTCTGTGTCTaatgaaatgaagaaaagtTAACAGAAATTACATAGAATAGACAGCAGGCAATAATTCAGTTTAAAATCCTACACTGAAGGATGAAGACCTTTGAAAGCACAGTGTGTTAACATCAtagacataattttaaaaatagatgcaACATCAGGGTGCCTTTACAAAGACAGCATTTTATCACATTATGCACAGAATCATACATGGCTGCTGATCAACAATCATTATTAATGCCATGTCAAAATACAAACTGCTTCCTAGAATGTTAATTTTTTGGTCATCCCCTCAAGGTTTCTGCGCCaacataaaaaaatccaacctcCCCCCTTcagactgcagaaaaaaatgctttatatAGTGAGGCATTATGAAAACAATGGAAAATTCTTAGCCTGACAGAAGATAGCAGAGAATGATACAAGAACTGgaataaaatatatgtatacacacatatacaGAGAGATAGTAGCATTTACTCTCTCACTTCTTACCATCATGAGGCTGTATGACATAGTGACTGCCACCAATGTAATCTCCAGCAATTCCTAACTGAGAAGCATCTGTTGTGGAGCTGTCACCATCCATCTACAATCAGAAAAAGGAAACCTTTCAGGTGTGATTGTTACATCACTAAGTGCACCTACTACCCAAACCCAGTACAAACTGTGAGATCAATTTATACAAAGCATAAATATTTTGCTATTGGAGAACAGCAACCCCACTGTCATTAACGAGTTTTACTGACACGGGAAATAGTTCAAGTGTTTTGTGAGGCTTTCCAAAAACCTCAGCCAGAGGTACAGGCCATGCACAGAATAATTTGGTTTATGTATAATACAGCTTCCATGAAAGTCTGACCAGAACATGCAAGGTGTCTCTGAACAACCCTCAAATCCTACACCAGCCCCCCATTCACTGAATGTTTTGCGTACTACTACACAGAGTGCATCCTTCACTCACCTTTACCTTCCACGTTGGTTTGTCAAGCCACTGACAAACTTCTAGCCAGACCGTGGGACCAGCTCTGCATCCTCATCCTCCCTAAGACACCAGTTACTCCTATATGTCTTGTGAGTCATGTTTTAGCAttccctggtcctgccctgcctCACTCTCTGGGCATCCTTAGGTGCTCTTCTCTCAAGCTTCTGATGTGGGGGCCAACAAGAAGACTTCATCATGAGGGTTTGGAGATGGGGGCACTCACAGTTTAACAGGTAACTTAAATGCCAGGAGAAAAAGGGATGCCAAAAGAGCCTGTGCTTCCCTCCTTCTTACTGACAAGCtacacacacagcccctggagaggcagagcccagctgatTTCACTCACTGACCCCACACCCAGGGTGTGTGGGTACCCTGGTGTCTTTGAAAGATCCCATGGCTGTTGCCAGTGAGACCATAGAGCTCATTTTTTTGCACACCcatgaagaaggaaaagcaaTATTGTGCTATTTTTACACCTACCCAGAAATACGAGCATTTAACCTCTCACTAATCTGCACTTTGCTTGTGGCCACAGGGCTGTTTGACTTTGAAACCTTCAAGCAATGTCCGGCGTTACCCTTGGCcacagatgcacaaataacgcGAGCGCTGCTCGCATTCCAACAACAGCTGGACAGAGCCTTAGGAGCTGCTCAAGAGAAACAGACTCTTCCAGCCCTTCTTCACTGTACAGAACATCACACATGCTTTTATAAAGAACTTCAGGTCCCTTTTGCTGGGCTTCTGTAAACTATCTTCACTTCTTACACAGCAGCTCTACTCAAAGGAAGGGCAGTGTTTTAGGCATTAACCTTCCATGTGCCAACCTTCACATAAATTCACTCTGTCCACATTTCGCAGGCTCTTTGTTGGGAGATGTAACTTTGCTTTTCAACCTCCCAAAGGGTCTGCAGTTTGCTCACTCAGCTTACTGTAATGACAATGCAAGGATATCACAATCCCGCATGTCATGATCACCAAAACTGACATCACACATCATTAAGAGAATTGTGCCTCTCTCTTACTTCTGCACTTTGAAACAACTAGAAATGAAGTCTGGTAAATCCCAAAAGATTCCTCCAAAATTAACTTACAGCTTTCTGATAGTCTTCTTCTCAGTTTCAGCTCTCTGATCCCTACTAGAATTTAATTCAGGATCTCAATCTTTACTCAGCCCCAGTACAAGGTATTTTAAATACCTTGCAATATTCTTCAATTTCTGCCATGATGTGATAATGACCTGGTTTCCACTCACCTCTCCTTCAGGCTACTCCATCTGAATCTTTATTGCCAAGACCCAGCAACACTAAGAAATCACCTTGCTTTCATTAGCTCAATTTGCCTTCAAAAGACAATTCCTGCTTGAATCTCTTTCAAACTTCTGCTGCATCTACAGACATTCTGATCCTATAAGATTAATGCATCCTCAAGGTAATACCTTTGCTTCTATTATTTTCTGTGTGCACATTTCCAGAGCTACTTACAGGATGTATTATTTCACCATTAGTGGGAATTTGTGTGGACGTTTATCAGCACTGTGAATCTAAAACAGTGATTAGCAAAACTGATAGGAAAA
Protein-coding regions in this window:
- the NFYB gene encoding nuclear transcription factor Y subunit beta translates to MDGDSSTTDASQLGIAGDYIGGSHYVIQPHDDTEDSMNDHEDTNGSKESFREQDIYLPIANVARIMKNAIPQTGKIAKDAKECVQECVSEFISFITSEASERCHQEKRKTINGEDILFAMSTLGFDSYVEPLKLYLQKFREAMKGEKGIGGTVTTADGLSEELTEEAFTNQLPAGLITTDGQQQNVMVYTTSYQQISGVQQIQFS